Proteins encoded within one genomic window of Solenopsis invicta isolate M01_SB chromosome 10, UNIL_Sinv_3.0, whole genome shotgun sequence:
- the LOC105205325 gene encoding uncharacterized protein C2orf42 isoform X5: MLKSLHFVGLTAMSNEERLKKLLSDLGKATLRGVRKCPKCGTYNGSRGLCCKNKYCDAVFKEPGEKRKLSTEACKLITGSTVQVYSVRVKDKGPDYRGFVQLPLINTTISNDITMLISQTALCFVDSCERSFHTSVLKCHEKGYSNTVFTCQHIQTALKCYAQAQPLTLKNSILSSLNVNNEMKQEIWLLATETSGPLVQRVSKNIMAVKCKASPKHPLGYLHFSFFVSKLKDKIEHRYFCSCTTFKGTTKSGDKADGTSSSQSKRCVHFYACICAFASDPKLSEEFSYYINLDQTQSSIEKPLATVPQNEEDKIVGIDLDSLTTDETDTHLLIFRDDTLTVQSLDGNRLDLDSINLDSTILPHGIVENIEVECDRSLLDDNSIISQVHNLEVIDQNGVQLGGGNTIKILDDQGTIDTKYNVLNNSQYILNDNNIKILDSSTLKVLDASTTILDVTNAKLVDNNITLNNGGVKIVDRNTVVQYNNKSTSNSEGNTTQPTISTKRKRDEKHMNNSNSNLNSSELRKTKAKSQIVKKYQNTCDDLDEASTNLPFIKWLASITERINQTMHFQFDGKPDPLVFHVPQIFFDCLRERISCGGKKKRLPNSTTAFVRKDGVPLGTFTKYTWQITNILHVKSIFETPYIPLEITRSFVQNADGTYELYKREETEIDRFKKTNNNALIKPLELKTYLKVGNTSPNQVEPTPFLIEWIPDILPISKIGELRIRFEFGHVKNETSHKWRKVALSKND, from the exons ATGCTCAAGTCGCTACATTTCGTCGGATTGACAG CTATGTCCAATGAGGAACGCTTGAAGAAACTTCTATCAGATTTGGGAAAGGCCACCCTTCGTGGAGTTCGGAAGTGTCCAAAATGTGGGACTTACAATGGCTCGCGTGGACTTTGCTGCAAGAACAAATATTGCGACGCTGTGTTCAAGGAACCTGGAGAAAAGCGAAAGCTATCCACAGAGGCATGCAAGCTCATCACAGGCTCAACAGTACAAGTATATTCTGTACGAGTCAAGGACAAGGGACCTGATTACCGTGGCTTTGTACAGTTACCGTTGATAAATACCACCATTTCAAATGACATTACGATGCTTATTTCACAAACTGCATTATGTTTTGTCGATAGCTGTGAGAGAAGTTTTCACACTAGCGTCCTCAAATgtcat gaGAAGGGTTATTCAAATACTGTGTTCACATGCCAGCATATACAAACGGCATTAAAATGTTATGCGCAAGCACAACCAttgactttgaaaaattctattttgtCGTCGCTGAATGTAAATAATGAAATGAAACAAGAGATATGGTTGTTAGCGACGGAAACCTCTGGTCCTTTGGTACAAAGAGTCTCAAAGAATATCATGGCGGTCAAATGTAAAGCTTCTCCAAAACATCCTCTAGGCTatcttcatttttctttcttcgtTAGCAAATTAAAGGACAAAATAGAACATCGTTATTTCTGTAGTTGTACTACATTTAAG GGCACAACGAAGAGCGGAGATAAAGCTGACGGCACTTCGTCGTCACAGTCAAAGCGATGTGTGCATTTTTACGCATGCATTTGTGCTTTTGCTAGCGACCCAAAGCTATCCGAAGAATTTAGTTATTACATAAATCTAGATCAAACACAGTCTAGTATAGAAAAGCCTCTAGCAACTGTACCGCAAAATGAAGAAGATAAAATTGTTGGAATTG atCTTGATAGTTTAACTACTGACGAAACAGATACGCATCTATTAATTTTTCGTGACGATACTTTAACTGTACAAAGTCTTGATGGAAATAGATTAGACTTAGATTCTATAAATTTAGATTCCACAATTTTACCACATGGCATTGTTGAAAATATAGAAGTAGAATGCGATCGCAGTTTATTAGATGATAATAGTATAATATCACAA GTTCACAATTTAGAAGTAATTGATCAAAATGGTGTTCAATTAGGAGGAGGAAATACCATAAAAATATTGGATGATCAAGGGACAATTGATACAAAATACAATGTTCTCAATAACAGTCAGTACatattaaatgataataacataaaaatattggatTCGAGCACATTGAAGGTTCTAGATGCCAGTACTACAATCTTGGATGTGACTAATGCAAAGCttgttgataataatattacctTGAATAATGGTGGTGTCAAAATTGTTGACAGAAACACAGTGGTACAGTACAATAACAAAAGTACATCAAATTCCGAAGGTAACACAACGCAACCGACAATTTCGACGAAACGGAAAAGGGACGAGAAGCACATGAATAACAGTAATTCAAATCTAAATTCGAGCGAATTAAGAAAGACGAAAGCAAAGtcacaaattgttaaaaaatatcaaaatacatGCGACGACCTAGATGAAGCCAGCACGAATTTGCCGTTTATCAAGTGGCTCGCTTCGATAACCGAGCGAATAAATCAGACAATGCATTTCCAGTTCGACGGTAAACCCGATCCCCTGGTATTCCACGTACCACAGATATTCTTTGACTGTCTACGCGAACGCATATCGTGCGGCGGCAAAAAGAAACGTTTGCCAAATTCAACGACGGCATTCGTTAGGAAAGATGGAGTACCACTAGGAACATTCACTAAATACACATGGCAGATTACAAATATCTTGCATGTAAAGAGTATTTTCGAGACACCATATATACCTTTAGAAATCACGAGAAGTTTCGTGCAAAACGCAGATGGAACGTATGAATTGTATAAGCGAGAGGAAACAGAAATAGATCGTTTTAAAAAGACGAATAATAATGCGTTAATTAAACCGTTAGAGTTAAAGACATATTTAAAAGTGG GAAATACCTCTCCGAATCAAGTCGAACCTACACCATTCTTGATAGAATGGATACCGGATATTTTGCCAATTTCGAAGATTGGTGAGCTTAGAATTAGGTTTGAATTTGGACATGTAAAAAACGAAACAAGCCATAAATGGAGGAAAGTTGCACTttctaaaaatgattaa
- the LOC105205325 gene encoding uncharacterized protein C2orf42 isoform X6, translating into MSNEERLKKLLSDLGKATLRGVRKCPKCGTYNGSRGLCCKNKYCDAVFKEPGEKRKLSTEACKLITGSTVQVYSVRVKDKGPDYRGFVQLPLINTTISNDITMLISQTALCFVDSCERSFHTSVLKCHEKGYSNTVFTCQHIQTALKCYAQAQPLTLKNSILSSLNVNNEMKQEIWLLATETSGPLVQRVSKNIMAVKCKASPKHPLGYLHFSFFVSKLKDKIEHRYFCSCTTFKGTTKSGDKADGTSSSQSKRCVHFYACICAFASDPKLSEEFSYYINLDQTQSSIEKPLATVPQNEEDKIVGIDLDSLTTDETDTHLLIFRDDTLTVQSLDGNRLDLDSINLDSTILPHGIVENIEVECDRSLLDDNSIISQVHNLEVIDQNGVQLGGGNTIKILDDQGTIDTKYNVLNNSQYILNDNNIKILDSSTLKVLDASTTILDVTNAKLVDNNITLNNGGVKIVDRNTVVQYNNKSTSNSEGNTTQPTISTKRKRDEKHMNNSNSNLNSSELRKTKAKSQIVKKYQNTCDDLDEASTNLPFIKWLASITERINQTMHFQFDGKPDPLVFHVPQIFFDCLRERISCGGKKKRLPNSTTAFVRKDGVPLGTFTKYTWQITNILHVKSIFETPYIPLEITRSFVQNADGTYELYKREETEIDRFKKTNNNALIKPLELKTYLKVGNTSPNQVEPTPFLIEWIPDILPISKIGELRIRFEFGHVKNETSHKWRKVALSKND; encoded by the exons ATGTCCAATGAGGAACGCTTGAAGAAACTTCTATCAGATTTGGGAAAGGCCACCCTTCGTGGAGTTCGGAAGTGTCCAAAATGTGGGACTTACAATGGCTCGCGTGGACTTTGCTGCAAGAACAAATATTGCGACGCTGTGTTCAAGGAACCTGGAGAAAAGCGAAAGCTATCCACAGAGGCATGCAAGCTCATCACAGGCTCAACAGTACAAGTATATTCTGTACGAGTCAAGGACAAGGGACCTGATTACCGTGGCTTTGTACAGTTACCGTTGATAAATACCACCATTTCAAATGACATTACGATGCTTATTTCACAAACTGCATTATGTTTTGTCGATAGCTGTGAGAGAAGTTTTCACACTAGCGTCCTCAAATgtcat gaGAAGGGTTATTCAAATACTGTGTTCACATGCCAGCATATACAAACGGCATTAAAATGTTATGCGCAAGCACAACCAttgactttgaaaaattctattttgtCGTCGCTGAATGTAAATAATGAAATGAAACAAGAGATATGGTTGTTAGCGACGGAAACCTCTGGTCCTTTGGTACAAAGAGTCTCAAAGAATATCATGGCGGTCAAATGTAAAGCTTCTCCAAAACATCCTCTAGGCTatcttcatttttctttcttcgtTAGCAAATTAAAGGACAAAATAGAACATCGTTATTTCTGTAGTTGTACTACATTTAAG GGCACAACGAAGAGCGGAGATAAAGCTGACGGCACTTCGTCGTCACAGTCAAAGCGATGTGTGCATTTTTACGCATGCATTTGTGCTTTTGCTAGCGACCCAAAGCTATCCGAAGAATTTAGTTATTACATAAATCTAGATCAAACACAGTCTAGTATAGAAAAGCCTCTAGCAACTGTACCGCAAAATGAAGAAGATAAAATTGTTGGAATTG atCTTGATAGTTTAACTACTGACGAAACAGATACGCATCTATTAATTTTTCGTGACGATACTTTAACTGTACAAAGTCTTGATGGAAATAGATTAGACTTAGATTCTATAAATTTAGATTCCACAATTTTACCACATGGCATTGTTGAAAATATAGAAGTAGAATGCGATCGCAGTTTATTAGATGATAATAGTATAATATCACAA GTTCACAATTTAGAAGTAATTGATCAAAATGGTGTTCAATTAGGAGGAGGAAATACCATAAAAATATTGGATGATCAAGGGACAATTGATACAAAATACAATGTTCTCAATAACAGTCAGTACatattaaatgataataacataaaaatattggatTCGAGCACATTGAAGGTTCTAGATGCCAGTACTACAATCTTGGATGTGACTAATGCAAAGCttgttgataataatattacctTGAATAATGGTGGTGTCAAAATTGTTGACAGAAACACAGTGGTACAGTACAATAACAAAAGTACATCAAATTCCGAAGGTAACACAACGCAACCGACAATTTCGACGAAACGGAAAAGGGACGAGAAGCACATGAATAACAGTAATTCAAATCTAAATTCGAGCGAATTAAGAAAGACGAAAGCAAAGtcacaaattgttaaaaaatatcaaaatacatGCGACGACCTAGATGAAGCCAGCACGAATTTGCCGTTTATCAAGTGGCTCGCTTCGATAACCGAGCGAATAAATCAGACAATGCATTTCCAGTTCGACGGTAAACCCGATCCCCTGGTATTCCACGTACCACAGATATTCTTTGACTGTCTACGCGAACGCATATCGTGCGGCGGCAAAAAGAAACGTTTGCCAAATTCAACGACGGCATTCGTTAGGAAAGATGGAGTACCACTAGGAACATTCACTAAATACACATGGCAGATTACAAATATCTTGCATGTAAAGAGTATTTTCGAGACACCATATATACCTTTAGAAATCACGAGAAGTTTCGTGCAAAACGCAGATGGAACGTATGAATTGTATAAGCGAGAGGAAACAGAAATAGATCGTTTTAAAAAGACGAATAATAATGCGTTAATTAAACCGTTAGAGTTAAAGACATATTTAAAAGTGG GAAATACCTCTCCGAATCAAGTCGAACCTACACCATTCTTGATAGAATGGATACCGGATATTTTGCCAATTTCGAAGATTGGTGAGCTTAGAATTAGGTTTGAATTTGGACATGTAAAAAACGAAACAAGCCATAAATGGAGGAAAGTTGCACTttctaaaaatgattaa